The region CCAGATTGCCGACGCCGTCAGTCATTTCGAGAACGACGACTTCCGCTTCCACAACGGGCAAACCGGCACCCGTCAGCGCTTCTCTCGTCGCGGTCGGGTTGTCGGTCACCAGCCGCACCATCCCCTGCTCGACGTTATCAATCACACTGAAGGCTCGTATGTGAATGTTCCTGCCAGCCAGTAACCGGCCCACCTGTCCCAGTCTTCCGGGCTGATTTTCAATGGCAATACTGAGTTGCCTTTGGATATCGACCTGCATGATTACGCACCTTCGCCAGCACACGCGTCGCCCGACATCATCTGCGGGACATTGTTCACTTTGCCGACTGATTCTACTCACTCCCATCGTTGATCAACAGCCACTCATCGTCGCCCCTTGCCAACAAAACTGTGAACTTATCATCTGGCGAACTGACCTTTTTCACAGTATTGTCCATGTGGAATTGTCCATGCAGTATTGTCCACGCAGTATCTTCATCCAGAGGCCGCCACGCACTCACCTGTTTTCGTGTTTGCAATTCCTTGCCACGCAGTCATCCCTCCGCATTTACGCTCAATACTTGCCCACCCGGAAATACTGATGAGAACTCCCACGCTGGCTATCTGCATATCCGCACTTCATATGCTGGGCCTTTGCCTCCCGATCCTGGACTTGAGCCCTGAGCTTGAGGCCAGCGATCCTCCGCGACCTTCCACGGCCACAGCAAATGCCGACTGGCTGTTGAATCCGGCTCCCTATCGCAGCCAGATCCAGACAGTTCCGCCTGTCGATCCCCTTCAAACCGAGGCCCATCCACCCACCGAAATTCGCCTTTCCAACGGACTGGCCGAACGTGTCTGGCTGGTCTCACCTCAAGTGGCCACCACCAGCCTGAAGCTCCTCTCCACGGGCGAAGAGTATGTGCGGGCTGTGGGGCCGGAAGCTCGCCTCACCATCGATGGCCAGAGTTATCCCATCGGCGGATTAACGGGCCAGCCCGTCAAGAATTACCTCAAACGAGAATGGCTTTCTCAACTGAAACCACTACCAGCCAGCTACACCTTCGTCGCTTATCAGACAGGCCCGATCGAGGAGCGATTTGCCTGGAAGAAGCGGCCCGAATGGATGCCCCGCGACCTCCCATGGCCTCCTCCGGGTCAACACCTCACACTGCAATTCGCACCACCAGCCATGCCACTACAGATAGAAACTGGCAAAGTCCTCTTTCAAGAACGTTTTGGCGAGAACTCCCCCGCTTCCAAAATCGATGCCGGTTGGAAACCGACGGTCAGTACCAAACATCCGCGCACGTCGTACCACAATGAAGGCAAAGCCGGCGAGCTGATGGCTCTGCCCGATACCTGCGTCTATCTCGAACGCGCATGGCCCACAGAAGCTGCCAGCGTTGAACTGACCATCGACTGTGGCGACGACAGCCAAGCCAACTCCTGGGGCCCCGGCCTCGCCTGGAAGTTCCCAGAAGGAACCATCAGCCTCGTCGCCAGACCACACAGCCAGCAGTTTGAATTCTATGGTCTCCAGGGGGGCGAGCAGTTGCTGGGTCAGTTCGATCGCACTCAGGCGATCACCTTACGACTCTCTCTCCAGCAAAACGAGGTTGTGTGCGAAGCAGCTCAAAAGGGGGCCTCGTTTCAATCACTGGCTCGTATCCCCGTCACTTCTCATCCACAGACATTGCGAATCGGAAAGATCGGCAAACATGGCGACGGTAAAGACTATCCGACGGCCCGCGGCGAACCATATCGCAGCCACTTGCACGAAGTGATTCTCCGCGCAAAACCCACTTCGTTAGCGAAACCAGCTCTTGCCGATCTTCCCCAGGTGGAGATGCATTACGAGATCTACGACGGACTGCCTCTTTTTTCCAAGTGGATGGTGGTCAACAACACGACCTCACGCCCGGTGGTGATCGATCAATTTGTTTCCGAAGAGTTGCGTCTGGTCGAAGTCGAATCGAGTGTCGAAGATGCCACACTCACCGAGCGCTACAATCTGCATGTTGAAAGTGAGTATGCCTTCCACGCCATGGATGCCGCCCATGCCTGCGA is a window of Planctopirus limnophila DSM 3776 DNA encoding:
- a CDS encoding amino acid-binding ACT protein, whose product is MQVDIQRQLSIAIENQPGRLGQVGRLLAGRNIHIRAFSVIDNVEQGMVRLVTDNPTATREALTGAGLPVVEAEVVVLEMTDGVGNLATVGEALAAADINIEYAYASTAERGRPAMLILKTAYPAATRDALAQMQELS